Proteins from a single region of Bremerella sp. JC817:
- the guaB gene encoding IMP dehydrogenase: MEDRFNKVAITFDDVLLSPRYSDFVPADVTTKTNLTANISLNIPLLSSPMDTVTESEMAIALAKEGGLGIIHKNLSTEVQTEEVTKVKRSANGIIVDPVTLPPTAPVDEAKRLMDQHHVSGVPIIGTDGKLAGIITRRDLRFLESNALSIAEVMTKDNLVTATGTVTLAEAEQILTAKKVEKLLLVDEDYKLTGLITIKDIDMMNRFPEASKDSMGRLRAGAAVGVMDFDRVQSLINADVDVLVVDSAHGHSKNVIETVREIKKNWNIDVIAGNVATAEGCEDLIKAGADAVKVGIGPGSICTTRVVSGVGVPQITAIHDTSMVAQKHGIPIIADGGVRFSGDITKAIAAGASVVMVGGLFAGVAESPGEVILYQGRTFKVYRGMGSLGAMVKGSKERYRQGSVTDGGKLVPEGVEGRVPFKGHLNAFVYQLVGGLRAGMGYCGTRTIEELRKDATFIRVTSASVRESHPHDIAITQESPNYSPETHDKNE, translated from the coding sequence ATGGAAGATCGCTTCAATAAGGTCGCGATTACCTTCGATGACGTCTTGTTGAGTCCCCGCTACAGCGACTTCGTGCCGGCCGATGTTACGACGAAGACCAACCTGACGGCGAACATCTCGCTGAACATTCCGCTGCTCAGCTCGCCCATGGATACCGTCACCGAATCGGAGATGGCGATCGCCCTGGCAAAAGAAGGTGGCCTGGGCATCATCCATAAGAATCTCTCGACCGAAGTGCAGACCGAAGAAGTCACCAAGGTGAAGCGGTCTGCCAACGGCATTATCGTCGACCCGGTGACGCTACCACCGACAGCACCTGTCGACGAAGCGAAGCGTCTGATGGATCAGCATCACGTTTCCGGCGTTCCGATCATCGGAACCGATGGCAAGCTAGCTGGTATCATCACCCGCCGCGATTTACGGTTCCTTGAGTCGAATGCCCTTTCTATTGCAGAGGTTATGACGAAAGACAACCTCGTGACAGCAACGGGGACCGTAACGCTTGCGGAAGCTGAGCAAATTTTAACGGCTAAAAAGGTGGAGAAACTTTTACTGGTTGACGAAGATTACAAACTAACGGGTCTCATCACGATCAAAGACATTGACATGATGAACCGGTTCCCCGAAGCGTCCAAAGACTCGATGGGACGCCTCAGGGCTGGAGCCGCCGTTGGTGTGATGGATTTCGACCGAGTTCAAAGTCTCATCAATGCCGACGTCGACGTGTTGGTAGTGGATAGTGCTCACGGGCACTCCAAGAACGTCATCGAGACCGTTCGCGAGATCAAGAAGAATTGGAACATCGACGTGATCGCCGGCAATGTGGCGACCGCGGAAGGATGCGAAGACTTGATCAAGGCGGGCGCGGACGCGGTTAAGGTTGGCATCGGACCTGGTTCGATCTGTACAACCCGAGTCGTCTCCGGGGTTGGTGTTCCGCAGATTACGGCGATTCATGACACGAGCATGGTTGCCCAGAAACACGGAATTCCGATCATCGCAGACGGCGGCGTGCGGTTCTCTGGCGACATTACCAAGGCGATCGCAGCAGGTGCTAGTGTGGTCATGGTTGGCGGGTTGTTCGCTGGCGTGGCTGAAAGCCCTGGCGAGGTGATCCTTTACCAAGGTCGAACCTTCAAGGTTTACCGCGGGATGGGCAGCCTCGGTGCGATGGTGAAAGGCTCCAAGGAGCGGTACCGACAAGGCAGTGTCACCGACGGTGGCAAGCTGGTCCCGGAAGGGGTCGAAGGTCGTGTGCCGTTCAAAGGACATTTGAACGCGTTTGTGTACCAACTTGTTGGCGGTTTACGAGCCGGCATGGGGTACTGCGGAACGCGGACCATCGAGGAGTTGCGCAAGGACGCCACCTTTATCCGAGTTACCTCGGCTAGTGTTAGGGAAAGCCATCCTCATGACATCGCCATCACTCAAGAGTCTCCTAACTACAGCCCGGAGACACACGACAAAAACGAATAG
- a CDS encoding DUF1559 domain-containing protein has product MQMGLNRNRLRGFTLVELLVVIAIIGVLIALLLPAVQQAREAARRMQCTNNLKQLGLALHNYHDAFGSFPFRNGGTGAPSSSTGGQRSRLSGFLFLAPFYEQQALYDHFVGGVEAPPWDSSKITGPTFAEAVVDALLCPSDGQGPPPANNAIGMYNYVMCGGDSANGTAISTSVTTPTVRGSRGMFGSYMSYRFRDIIDGTSNTIALSELSRPTSRRHIGMVASTSRINNPAACKALYDYNNNEYYADGWVASGEQLRGYRWADGAEFFAGFHTNVPPNSPSCFTQPQMGHVYVGLYSAGSKHPGGIVCTFADGSARFITDTIDTGDQSQIHPVYNAGYASPYGVWGALGTRAAGETVSND; this is encoded by the coding sequence ATGCAAATGGGTCTGAACCGCAATCGTCTGCGCGGTTTTACCTTGGTGGAACTGCTTGTGGTGATCGCGATCATCGGCGTGTTGATCGCTCTGCTTCTGCCAGCCGTCCAGCAAGCCCGCGAAGCTGCACGACGTATGCAGTGCACCAACAACTTGAAGCAGTTGGGACTCGCACTGCACAACTATCACGACGCTTTCGGCTCGTTCCCGTTTCGGAATGGTGGCACTGGGGCTCCAAGTTCGTCGACCGGTGGTCAGCGTAGTCGTCTGAGCGGGTTCTTGTTCCTGGCTCCGTTCTACGAACAACAGGCACTCTACGATCACTTTGTGGGTGGTGTCGAAGCTCCGCCATGGGATTCCTCGAAAATCACCGGTCCAACGTTCGCGGAAGCGGTTGTCGATGCCCTGCTCTGCCCTTCGGACGGCCAAGGACCACCGCCAGCGAACAACGCGATCGGTATGTACAACTACGTGATGTGCGGTGGCGACAGCGCCAACGGAACCGCGATCAGCACCTCAGTGACGACGCCAACCGTGCGTGGCTCGCGTGGTATGTTCGGTTCGTACATGTCGTATCGTTTCCGCGACATCATCGACGGCACTTCGAACACAATTGCCTTGTCGGAGCTCTCGCGACCCACCTCGCGCCGTCATATCGGCATGGTTGCCAGCACGTCGCGGATCAATAACCCCGCCGCATGTAAGGCGTTGTACGACTACAACAACAACGAATACTACGCCGACGGTTGGGTCGCTTCCGGCGAGCAGCTGCGTGGTTATCGCTGGGCGGATGGGGCTGAATTCTTTGCCGGCTTCCACACCAACGTCCCGCCGAACTCGCCATCCTGCTTCACGCAGCCGCAGATGGGGCACGTGTATGTCGGGCTGTACAGTGCCGGTAGCAAGCATCCAGGCGGTATCGTCTGCACCTTCGCGGACGGTTCGGCTCGGTTCATTACCGATACGATCGACACCGGGGACCAGTCGCAGATTCACCCCGTCTATAACGCTGGCTATGCTTCGCCCTATGGGGTGTGGGGGGCCCTTGGTACCCGTGCCGCTGGCGAAACGGTCAGCAACGACTAA
- the proC gene encoding pyrroline-5-carboxylate reductase — protein MSSEIPRIGFLGAGQMALAMAHGFVTNGGIPGGHILASDPFPEARTRLENQISGAKTVTSNQTVVDQSDVVFLAVKPQMMAEAAATINDIPDSCLFVSIAAGLSIAKLKELFPTPRMIRVMPNTPCLVGMSACAFSAGEGVDAAYIEVTQKLLSATGLALQVPEKQLDAVTGLSGSGPAFIYMLIEAMSDAGVREGLPRGIALQLAAQTVKGAAEMVLATGEHPGVLKDKVASPGGTTIAGIHELEKKGFRGAIIDAISAAAGRSRELGLD, from the coding sequence ATGTCGAGCGAAATTCCCCGTATTGGCTTCCTTGGCGCCGGGCAGATGGCCCTGGCCATGGCTCATGGCTTTGTCACGAACGGGGGGATCCCAGGTGGCCATATCTTGGCCTCCGATCCGTTTCCAGAAGCCCGAACTCGCTTAGAGAACCAGATTTCCGGCGCGAAGACGGTGACCTCGAATCAAACGGTGGTCGATCAAAGCGACGTGGTCTTCCTGGCGGTCAAGCCACAGATGATGGCCGAAGCTGCTGCCACCATCAACGACATCCCTGATAGCTGCCTGTTTGTTTCGATCGCCGCTGGCCTGTCGATTGCCAAGCTGAAAGAGTTGTTCCCAACGCCGCGGATGATCCGCGTCATGCCGAACACACCTTGCCTGGTTGGTATGTCCGCCTGTGCGTTCTCGGCTGGCGAAGGAGTCGACGCGGCCTACATCGAAGTTACCCAGAAGCTTCTGAGCGCAACTGGCCTGGCTTTGCAGGTTCCTGAAAAGCAGTTGGATGCGGTGACCGGTTTATCTGGTTCCGGTCCGGCGTTCATCTACATGCTGATCGAAGCGATGAGCGACGCAGGCGTTCGCGAAGGACTGCCGCGAGGCATCGCTTTGCAGTTAGCAGCCCAGACCGTCAAAGGGGCCGCAGAGATGGTTCTGGCGACCGGAGAGCACCCGGGTGTCCTTAAAGACAAGGTGGCCAGTCCCGGCGGAACGACCATCGCGGGAATCCACGAATTGGAGAAAAAAGGCTTTCGTGGGGCAATTATCGACGCGATTTCGGCTGCAGCGGGGCGTTCTCGCGAATTAGGGCTGGATTGA
- the ettA gene encoding energy-dependent translational throttle protein EttA — MAISKNFIFQMERLTKKIGPREVLKEVYLAFYPGAKIGVLGRNGAGKSTLLKIMAGIDKEFDGEARLSNGFTVGYLPQEPQLNPDKNVLENVEEAVAERRGLLTRFNEISGKLGEDLPEDEMNALYEEMATLQDKIEATNSWELDREIEIAMAAMNLPDAESGVTNLSGGERRRVALCQLLLKKPDLLLLDEPTNHLDAESILWLEHHLAQYAGTIVAVTHDRYFLDNVAGWILELDRGKGIPFEGNYSSWLEQKQKRLAVEEKQSEARQKTLQRELEWIRSSAKAKQSKGKARVNAYEKLVAEQYDDQPDEFEIQIPPGKRLGDLVIDVQNVNKGYGDRLLVENLNFRLPAGGIVGIIGPNGAGKTTLFRMLTGQESPDSGKIVMGETVELGYVDQSRDALDPEKTVFQEISGGHDLIELGKRKVNARSYVSRFNFKGPDQEKKVGVLSGGERNRVHLATLLRRGSNVLLLDEPTNDLDVDTLRALEEAILNYVGCVVVTSHDRWFLDRIATHILAFEGDGYVHWCEGNFDAYERQRKERLGVSADEPHRFKYKRLAR, encoded by the coding sequence ATGGCTATAAGCAAGAATTTTATCTTCCAGATGGAGCGACTGACCAAGAAGATTGGTCCTCGCGAGGTATTAAAGGAAGTTTACCTAGCCTTCTATCCGGGCGCAAAAATTGGCGTTCTGGGCCGAAATGGAGCAGGTAAAAGTACCTTGCTCAAGATTATGGCCGGAATCGACAAGGAATTTGACGGAGAAGCCCGTCTTAGTAACGGATTTACGGTGGGCTATCTTCCTCAGGAACCGCAGCTCAACCCGGATAAGAACGTTCTGGAGAACGTCGAGGAAGCCGTGGCCGAGCGTCGCGGGCTGCTGACTCGCTTCAACGAGATCTCCGGCAAGCTGGGCGAAGATCTGCCAGAAGACGAGATGAACGCCCTCTACGAAGAGATGGCGACGCTGCAAGACAAGATTGAAGCGACCAACAGTTGGGAACTCGACCGCGAGATCGAGATCGCGATGGCCGCAATGAACCTGCCGGATGCCGAATCGGGTGTGACGAACCTCTCTGGTGGTGAACGTCGCCGCGTGGCTCTCTGCCAGTTGCTGCTGAAGAAGCCTGACCTGCTGCTGTTGGACGAACCGACGAACCACTTGGACGCCGAATCGATTCTGTGGCTGGAACATCACCTGGCTCAGTACGCCGGCACAATCGTCGCCGTGACCCACGATCGTTACTTCCTGGATAACGTCGCCGGCTGGATTCTGGAACTCGACCGAGGCAAGGGGATTCCATTCGAAGGCAACTACTCGTCGTGGCTCGAGCAGAAGCAGAAGCGTCTGGCCGTGGAAGAGAAGCAAAGCGAAGCCCGCCAGAAGACCCTCCAGCGCGAACTGGAATGGATTCGCTCGTCTGCCAAGGCGAAGCAGTCCAAAGGTAAGGCTCGTGTGAACGCCTACGAAAAGTTGGTCGCCGAACAATACGACGATCAGCCAGATGAATTCGAAATCCAGATCCCTCCCGGCAAGCGCCTGGGCGACCTGGTGATCGATGTCCAGAACGTCAACAAAGGTTATGGCGATCGTCTACTGGTCGAGAACCTCAACTTCCGTTTGCCGGCTGGTGGTATCGTGGGCATCATCGGACCGAACGGTGCCGGTAAGACCACCTTGTTCCGCATGCTGACCGGTCAAGAGTCGCCAGACTCGGGCAAGATCGTGATGGGCGAAACGGTCGAATTGGGTTACGTCGATCAGTCGCGCGATGCATTGGATCCGGAGAAGACGGTCTTCCAAGAGATCAGTGGCGGTCACGACTTGATCGAACTGGGCAAGCGAAAGGTCAATGCCCGCTCGTACGTTTCACGCTTCAATTTCAAAGGCCCAGACCAAGAGAAGAAAGTCGGCGTGCTTTCCGGTGGTGAACGCAACCGAGTTCACCTGGCAACGCTGCTGCGTCGTGGGTCGAACGTGTTGCTGTTGGACGAACCGACGAACGACTTGGACGTCGACACGCTTCGTGCCCTGGAAGAAGCGATTCTGAACTATGTTGGTTGTGTGGTCGTAACAAGCCACGACCGTTGGTTCCTCGATCGAATCGCCACGCATATTCTGGCGTTTGAAGGGGACGGCTACGTGCACTGGTGCGAAGGAAACTTCGACGCGTACGAACGACAACGGAAGGAACGTCTGGGCGTTAGCGCGGATGAACCGCATCGTTTCAAGTACAAGAGACTGGCTCGCTAG
- the guaA gene encoding glutamine-hydrolyzing GMP synthase, whose protein sequence is MTDIYSERVLVLDFGSQYAQLIARRVREQNVYCEIVRHDITAERIRELAPQGIILSGGPSSVYEPDAPKCDPSIFDLDIPILGICYGMQLMCERFGGNVRNASAREYGHAHIRISDPTDLLAGLPDETDVWMSHGDQVEQISGLFRPLASTRTCPVAAMRHVDRKQFGIQFHPEVTHTPLGSQILRNFVISICGCEGTWKLGDFARETIARIREEVGDARVICGLSGGVDSSVVAALLYRAIGDQLSCILVDNGLLRKDEEAAVIAEFSSHFKTDLHVVNARERFLEKLKGVSDPQEKRKRIGYEFIECFKEEATKIKDAKFLAQGTLYPDVIESGAAVDGPAAVIKLHHNVGGLPAELGFDLVEPLRDLFKDEVRKLGIELGLPEDIVWRHPFPGPGLAVRCLGEVSEDKLAVLREADAIVVNEIKSAGLYRSTSQCFAVLLPVQSVGVMGDARTYDNAVCVRCVDTDDFMTATWSDLPYEVLARISTRIINEVKGVNRVCYDISTKPPATIEWE, encoded by the coding sequence ATGACCGACATCTATTCGGAACGAGTTCTCGTTCTCGACTTTGGGTCGCAATATGCCCAACTGATCGCTCGCCGGGTTCGAGAGCAGAACGTTTACTGCGAAATCGTCCGACACGACATCACGGCAGAACGCATCCGAGAGTTGGCTCCGCAGGGAATCATCCTATCTGGTGGTCCTTCCAGCGTTTACGAGCCAGACGCACCGAAATGCGACCCATCGATCTTCGATCTCGACATTCCGATCCTGGGCATTTGCTACGGCATGCAGTTGATGTGCGAGCGTTTTGGCGGGAATGTTCGCAACGCATCGGCTCGGGAATATGGACACGCTCATATCCGTATCAGCGATCCAACCGACCTGTTGGCCGGCTTGCCGGACGAAACCGACGTCTGGATGAGCCACGGCGACCAGGTCGAGCAAATCAGCGGGCTGTTCCGCCCGTTGGCTTCGACGCGTACCTGTCCGGTGGCGGCGATGCGTCACGTCGATCGGAAGCAGTTCGGCATTCAATTTCATCCTGAAGTCACGCATACGCCGCTGGGTAGCCAGATCCTGCGAAACTTCGTGATCTCGATCTGCGGCTGCGAAGGTACGTGGAAACTGGGTGACTTCGCTCGCGAGACGATCGCCCGTATCCGGGAAGAAGTGGGCGATGCTCGCGTGATTTGTGGCCTTTCCGGCGGTGTCGATTCGTCGGTGGTTGCCGCCCTGCTCTACCGCGCGATCGGCGATCAGTTGTCCTGCATCCTGGTCGACAACGGCCTGCTCCGAAAAGACGAAGAAGCCGCGGTGATTGCCGAGTTTTCGTCGCACTTCAAAACCGACTTGCACGTGGTGAATGCCCGCGAACGCTTCCTGGAGAAGCTGAAGGGGGTTTCGGACCCGCAAGAGAAACGGAAGCGAATCGGGTACGAATTCATCGAGTGTTTCAAGGAAGAGGCGACCAAGATCAAGGACGCCAAGTTCCTCGCCCAGGGAACGCTCTATCCTGACGTGATTGAAAGTGGTGCCGCGGTCGATGGCCCTGCGGCCGTGATCAAACTGCATCACAACGTGGGTGGTTTGCCGGCCGAACTTGGATTCGACCTGGTCGAACCGCTGCGTGACTTGTTCAAAGACGAAGTCCGTAAGTTGGGTATTGAACTGGGGCTGCCCGAAGACATTGTCTGGCGACATCCATTCCCAGGTCCAGGTCTGGCTGTTCGCTGCTTGGGCGAAGTCAGCGAAGACAAGCTGGCCGTCCTGCGAGAAGCAGACGCCATCGTCGTCAACGAAATCAAGTCGGCTGGTCTGTATCGATCGACCTCGCAGTGCTTCGCCGTGCTGCTGCCGGTTCAGAGCGTGGGTGTGATGGGCGATGCCCGAACCTACGACAATGCGGTCTGTGTCCGCTGTGTTGACACCGACGACTTCATGACCGCGACGTGGAGCGATCTCCCTTACGAAGTGCTCGCTCGAATTTCGACCCGTATCATCAACGAGGTGAAAGGGGTCAATCGCGTCTGTTACGACATCAGCACAAAACCACCGGCAACGATCGAGTGGGAATAA
- a CDS encoding DUF1003 domain-containing protein gives MKPCAEMVPGDSLRDVIVQEIQAARPDWSTEGSICLECLNRFRTEYFHHLLEQEKGELSVLELQVLDAMREQESIAANVNETFEGQLTTPEKLSDWLASFGGSWSFLTLFMATTAIWMMINSHWLQSQPFDPYPFILLNLVLSCLAAIQAPVILMSQKRQESKDRMRSEYDFQVNFRAELEIRLLHAKLDQLLSHQWQRLLEIQQVQMEMMEQLTSQQKSPRE, from the coding sequence ATGAAGCCCTGTGCCGAGATGGTGCCTGGCGATTCGCTTCGCGATGTGATCGTCCAAGAGATCCAGGCGGCTCGCCCCGATTGGAGCACCGAGGGATCGATCTGCCTTGAGTGTCTTAACCGCTTCCGAACGGAATACTTCCATCACCTGCTGGAACAGGAAAAGGGGGAACTTTCCGTGTTGGAACTGCAGGTTCTTGATGCCATGCGCGAGCAAGAGTCGATCGCGGCAAACGTTAACGAGACGTTTGAAGGTCAGCTAACCACGCCTGAGAAACTATCCGACTGGTTGGCCAGCTTCGGAGGCAGTTGGAGCTTTCTGACCTTGTTCATGGCGACCACGGCAATCTGGATGATGATCAATAGCCATTGGCTGCAGTCGCAGCCGTTCGATCCTTACCCATTCATCTTGCTGAACCTGGTCCTTTCCTGCTTGGCGGCGATCCAGGCCCCGGTCATTTTGATGAGCCAGAAACGCCAGGAATCGAAAGATCGAATGCGGTCGGAATACGACTTTCAAGTGAACTTTCGGGCCGAGCTCGAGATCCGCTTGCTGCATGCCAAGCTCGACCAATTGCTGTCGCATCAATGGCAACGCCTGCTCGAGATTCAGCAGGTGCAAATGGAAATGATGGAGCAATTGACCAGCCAACAAAAAAGCCCGCGTGAATAG
- the surE gene encoding 5'/3'-nucleotidase SurE has protein sequence MKILLANDDGIYAPGLAAMEKALRELGDVTVIAPATEQSGVGHSITFLSPLVCKAVYDGDRRRGFAVEGSPADCVKLGVVELLDERPDLIVSGINGGLNAGINVLYSGTVAAAIEGAFFGITSIAVSLEWNEHARFDRAAAMARQVISQILERKTSAPRLYNLNIPTTATELPPGEAELKVVPMGVARYGEHFVKRKDPRNRDYYWATGDPPPEHGEEETDLSALEKGFLTLSPLHFDMTERAQIDEMKPWNLRVSD, from the coding sequence ATGAAAATCTTGCTGGCTAACGACGATGGCATTTACGCTCCTGGGCTCGCAGCGATGGAAAAGGCCCTGCGAGAGCTGGGCGACGTGACCGTGATTGCTCCGGCAACCGAACAAAGTGGCGTGGGTCACTCGATTACCTTCCTCAGCCCGCTGGTCTGCAAAGCGGTTTACGATGGGGATCGCCGGCGCGGATTCGCCGTGGAAGGGAGCCCGGCCGACTGCGTCAAACTGGGCGTGGTCGAACTGCTGGACGAACGCCCCGACCTGATCGTCAGCGGCATCAATGGTGGCCTGAACGCCGGGATCAACGTTCTATATTCCGGCACGGTCGCCGCTGCGATTGAAGGGGCATTCTTTGGAATCACCAGCATCGCGGTCTCGCTGGAATGGAACGAACATGCCCGCTTTGATCGAGCCGCGGCGATGGCGCGACAGGTCATCTCGCAAATTCTTGAGCGCAAAACGAGTGCTCCCAGGCTGTATAACCTGAACATTCCGACCACCGCCACAGAGCTACCCCCAGGGGAGGCTGAGTTGAAAGTGGTCCCGATGGGCGTGGCTCGTTATGGGGAGCACTTTGTCAAACGGAAAGATCCCCGAAACCGTGACTATTACTGGGCTACCGGCGATCCCCCGCCGGAACATGGCGAAGAAGAAACCGACCTCTCGGCGCTCGAAAAAGGCTTTTTGACCTTATCACCACTGCACTTTGATATGACCGAACGTGCGCAAATTGATGAAATGAAGCCTTGGAATCTTCGCGTCTCTGACTAG
- a CDS encoding sulfatase-like hydrolase/transferase: MRWSSFLLLLVLLGLPASVWADDRPNVLVILCDDLGYGDLECFGHPSIKTPHLNQLAAEGVRLTSCYSAAPVCSPSRAGLITGQTPTQLGIYDWIPAGSPMHVQKQEATVAKLLKDAGYQTGLFGKWHCNGKFNSPDQPQPGDMGFDYWFATQNNAAPTHENPNNFVRNGKEVGPTAGYSCQVVAGEASKWLEQRDPAKPFFALVTFHEPHEPIASPAALVETYPDADKKGEALYYANVTNMDRAVGSLMETLKRLKLQDNTLVLFTSDNGPETLDRYPNAWRSHGSSGPLRGMKLHIYEGGIRVPGIARFPGHVPAGIESDQPVCSLDILPTCCELAGVELNDTSKLDGTSLVGMFEGKTIQREKPLFWHYYRAYGDGKVAVRDGDWKLVALWDQGEVKPGAAYKKGDYPLIAGAKFTKFELYNVTEDIGEKENVASQQPQVVARLRKALLDKYATATANAPDWFSEAK; the protein is encoded by the coding sequence ATGCGCTGGTCTTCGTTCTTGCTGTTGTTGGTTCTGCTCGGGTTGCCTGCGTCGGTTTGGGCAGACGACCGCCCGAACGTTCTGGTGATCTTATGCGACGACTTGGGGTACGGCGATCTGGAGTGCTTCGGTCACCCATCGATCAAAACGCCGCATCTCAATCAGCTGGCGGCCGAAGGCGTTCGACTGACGTCGTGCTACAGCGCGGCCCCGGTGTGCTCGCCATCGCGGGCAGGATTGATTACTGGTCAAACACCCACGCAGCTTGGCATCTACGATTGGATTCCGGCAGGCTCGCCGATGCATGTCCAGAAGCAGGAAGCAACGGTGGCAAAGCTGCTGAAGGATGCTGGCTATCAGACCGGCTTGTTTGGCAAATGGCACTGTAACGGCAAGTTCAATTCGCCGGATCAGCCGCAGCCTGGCGACATGGGGTTCGACTATTGGTTCGCGACGCAGAATAACGCGGCACCCACGCACGAAAACCCAAACAACTTCGTTCGCAATGGTAAAGAAGTCGGCCCGACCGCAGGGTATTCGTGTCAGGTCGTGGCCGGTGAAGCGAGCAAGTGGCTCGAACAACGCGACCCTGCCAAGCCGTTCTTCGCACTGGTCACCTTTCACGAGCCGCATGAACCGATCGCCTCGCCAGCCGCGCTGGTCGAAACCTATCCTGACGCGGATAAGAAGGGAGAAGCGTTGTACTATGCCAACGTCACCAACATGGATCGCGCGGTCGGCAGTTTGATGGAAACGCTCAAGCGACTGAAGCTGCAGGACAACACGCTGGTGCTGTTCACCAGCGACAACGGCCCGGAAACGCTCGATCGTTATCCCAACGCATGGCGGTCGCATGGTTCGTCGGGCCCACTGCGTGGCATGAAGCTGCACATCTATGAAGGTGGGATTCGCGTGCCCGGGATCGCTCGATTTCCTGGGCATGTGCCGGCCGGGATCGAATCGGATCAGCCGGTCTGCTCGCTCGATATTCTGCCGACCTGCTGCGAACTGGCAGGTGTCGAATTAAACGACACGTCGAAGCTCGATGGGACGAGCCTGGTGGGCATGTTCGAGGGGAAGACAATTCAGCGTGAAAAGCCGCTGTTCTGGCATTACTACCGAGCGTACGGCGATGGCAAAGTGGCCGTTCGCGATGGCGACTGGAAGCTGGTTGCCCTGTGGGATCAAGGCGAGGTGAAGCCTGGTGCGGCTTACAAAAAGGGAGACTATCCACTGATTGCCGGGGCAAAGTTCACGAAGTTCGAGCTTTACAACGTGACCGAAGATATCGGCGAGAAAGAGAATGTCGCCTCACAGCAACCACAAGTGGTCGCTCGGCTGAGGAAGGCTTTGCTCGACAAGTACGCCACGGCCACGGCTAACGCTCCGGATTGGTTTTCCGAAGCGAAGTGA
- a CDS encoding carbon storage regulator, giving the protein MLVLSRKVGDSIKIGDNIEIVINRISGNRVTIGVEAPKDVRILRGEVEVDLDDHSEAVLALSGLLGAAQIDYSHAAS; this is encoded by the coding sequence ATGTTAGTTCTGAGTCGTAAAGTCGGTGATTCGATCAAGATTGGCGATAACATCGAAATCGTGATCAATCGTATTTCAGGCAACCGAGTCACCATCGGCGTGGAAGCTCCGAAAGATGTCCGGATTCTTCGCGGTGAAGTCGAAGTCGATCTCGACGACCATAGTGAGGCCGTCCTCGCTTTGAGTGGTCTGCTGGGTGCAGCTCAGATTGACTATAGCCACGCGGCAAGCTAA